In one Brienomyrus brachyistius isolate T26 chromosome 7, BBRACH_0.4, whole genome shotgun sequence genomic region, the following are encoded:
- the si:ch211-202f5.3 gene encoding uncharacterized protein si:ch211-202f5.3: MSNLNLSLDNPYGSVTIPRAKLSSVDDGSVVIANPAAVYNAAGPSALNPYGNFQPQGERGPQDPSGQISMPYEGAASTYKIKEAEEKESCCYTCWCCCCRRRKKK, encoded by the coding sequence ATGAGCAACTTGAACCTCTCCCTGGACAACCCCTACGGCAGCGTGACCATCCCTCGCGCCAAGCTGAGCTCCGTCGACGACGGCAGCGTCGTCATAGCCAATCCGGCGGCGGTCTATAATGCGGCTGGTCCCTCCGCCCTCAACCCCTATGGAAACTTCCAACCCCAAGGGGAACGAGGACCCCAAGACCCATCAGGCCAGATCTCCATGCCCTACGAGGGCGCGGCCTCCACCTACAAAATCAAGGAGGCTGAGGAGAAGGAGAGTTGCTGCTAcacctgctggtgctgctgttgcCGCCGCCGGAAGAAGAAATAA